The Gemmatimonadaceae bacterium genome includes a region encoding these proteins:
- a CDS encoding AraC family transcriptional regulator, with protein sequence MSDLVSRAVPVTMGSPRFVNVETPSGGVAHAWFPPGVCLQPHTHDRPIVAVMLEGSFLTSIARRALDCTERCVWTEPLGEMHSNVSGTRGARVVVVQPNARHFDEMAGVGRLTSEVSLRSDAVIAADGRRIVDEMRLSDSASPLAIEALIIQIMARGVRAIRQQSAARDDPRWVARIRELLHARFRDRLTLGDLAAAAEIHPCHLSRSFRRHFHKTFADYVRALRADWAAEQLATSDASIAEIAVSAGYVDQSHFTRQFRMRLGVTPAEYRRCVRGRPRLSQIESQEHEPW encoded by the coding sequence TCGTGAACGTCGAAACCCCGAGCGGGGGTGTAGCGCACGCATGGTTTCCACCCGGTGTCTGCCTTCAGCCGCACACACACGACCGGCCGATCGTCGCCGTCATGCTCGAGGGCTCGTTCCTCACCTCGATCGCGCGGCGCGCGCTCGATTGCACGGAAAGATGTGTCTGGACTGAGCCACTCGGCGAGATGCACTCGAACGTCTCTGGAACGCGCGGAGCACGTGTGGTTGTCGTACAGCCTAACGCGCGACACTTCGACGAGATGGCGGGGGTCGGTCGCTTAACGAGTGAAGTCAGCCTTCGAAGTGACGCAGTCATTGCGGCCGACGGTCGGCGAATCGTCGACGAGATGCGCCTTTCCGACTCCGCGTCTCCACTGGCGATCGAAGCGCTGATCATCCAGATCATGGCGCGCGGGGTGCGGGCGATTCGGCAACAGAGTGCGGCCCGCGATGACCCGCGCTGGGTGGCGCGCATTCGCGAACTATTGCACGCGCGTTTTCGCGATAGGCTGACGCTCGGCGACTTAGCAGCCGCTGCGGAAATTCATCCCTGTCATCTCTCGCGCAGTTTTCGTCGGCACTTTCATAAGACATTCGCCGATTACGTGCGCGCACTGCGTGCCGATTGGGCTGCCGAGCAATTGGCCACGAGCGATGCATCGATCGCGGAGATCGCGGTCAGCGCGGGCTACGTCGACCAGAGTCACTTCACGCGACAGTTCCGCATGCGCCTTGGCGTCACCCCGGCCGAGTATCGGCGGTGTGTCCGTGGCCGACCAAGGCTTTCCCAGATCGAGAGCCAGGAGCATGAGCCATGGTGA